A window of Ptychodera flava strain L36383 chromosome 1, AS_Pfla_20210202, whole genome shotgun sequence contains these coding sequences:
- the LOC139131529 gene encoding uncharacterized protein: MELRPTSERRIAETGADRSPEGLVHCTKKKIAIIVCVVLSVAAIAAVIGAVSAILFGGTDDDHTIPSVSTTQHLPSLVTNVVYPSPSPTTSICQTITDNSLLTFKGILNLTLVTSEIKEVSQVFDLNAIVADKPYLLVMAQNELYVYLMNDDDTLDKLQNISARGDLSYLEMVFFSEYFVFDGTHYVIISSLDSGTNYYNDVYSWDGTKLTVDGIVNLVISAYGNKYSAGWSFIESASQGEAFLANAFGSEWDGVQTENTVIYLFNGTHFNDFQDIYTGMNTKKVSFFQTDDDDIYLAMGSTYSPDTPTSFVYKYNPSSSKFEQHQSFPMKGFTSDIVIFDIEDETYLMHTLFKSADSTDGAASPLYLWNTVSSEFELHQTFNTTNGQAACHIEYCNQHYLIVVSHESDVVMYKWDGEYFVEFSVLYKYAGTPLHACHVFYANGTPYLAVDKLVYIVVQV; encoded by the exons ATGGAGTTACGTCCAACCTCTGAGCGTCGAATCGCCGAAACCGGCGCAGATCGCTCACCAGAAGGATTGGTTCACTGTACGAAGAAAAAGATCGCCATCATCGTATGCGTTGTCTTATCAGTTGCAGCAATTGCCGCTGTAATTGGAGCCGTGTCCGCCATtttgtttggaggaacag ATGATGACCACACCATACCGTCGGTTTCCACGACCCAACATCTACCATCGCTCGTCACAAATGTCGTATATCCATCTCCATCTCCAACAACAA GTATATGTCAAACAATCACAGACAACTCCTTGCTGACCTTCAAGGGCATACTAAATCTCACACTGGTCACATCTGAGATCAAGGAGGTTAGCCAGGTATTTGACTTAAATGCAATAGTTGCCGACAAGCCTTATCTACTGGTTATGGCTCAGAACGAACTGTACGTGTATTTGATGAATGATGATGATACTCTAGACAAGCTGCAAAACATATCAGCCAGGGGCGACTTAAGTTATTTGGAAATGGTCTTTTTTTCTGAATACTTCGTGTTTGACGGAACACACTACGTTATCATCAGCTCTCTTGACAGCGGAACAAACTACTACAACGATGTGTACAGTTGGGACGGAACAAAACTCACCGTAGATGGCATTGTTAACCTGGTAATCTCTGCATACGGAAACAAGTACAGCGCTGGTTGGTCGTTCATTGAAAGTGCTAGCCAAGGAGAGGCCTTCCTCGCAAATGCATTTGGTAGTGAATGGGATGGTGTCCAAACCGAAAATACTGTAATATACTTATTTAACGGCACTCATTTTAACGATTTCCAAGATATTTATACCGGAATGAACACaaagaaagtttcattttttcagactgatgatgatgacatatATCTCGCTATGGGCAGTACTTACAGTCCCGATACTCCAACAtcatttgtgtacaagtataACCCAAGCAGTTCTAAATTTGAGCAGCATCAGAGCTTTCCAATGAAAGGTTTTACATCTGACATAGTTATTTttgatattgaagatgaaacttATCTTATGCACACACTGTTTAAGTCTGCTGACAGCACTGACGGGGCCGCTTCTCCTCTGTATCTTTGGAACACAGTCAGTTCAGAATTTGAACTTCATCAGACTTTCAACACAACGAATGGACAGGCGGCATGTCACATTGAATACTGTAACCAGCATTATTTGATTGTTGTCAGTCATGAATCTGATGTTGTCATGTACAAATGGGATGGTGAATATTTTGTCGAATTCAGTGTTTTGTATAAATATGCAGGGACACCATTGCATGCGTGTCACGTTTTCTACGCCAACGGTACTCCTTATTTGGCTGTCGATAAGTTAGTGTATATTGTTGTACAGGTTTAA